In Juglans microcarpa x Juglans regia isolate MS1-56 chromosome 7D, Jm3101_v1.0, whole genome shotgun sequence, the following are encoded in one genomic region:
- the LOC121239672 gene encoding uncharacterized protein LOC121239672, with protein sequence MAARYNVDPPIPAAEYYSGLMQAYLDQLQVDLRRQLQQQRHQSTEDEPNQAEKGPVQQISTTISTDDSASSTFSDDEEAFLKEHDDEADYSSGDYSEGDSSEGDYSEGDSSEGEDYSDGYPFTSLVVSVLAELGIYLSDDELDELDD encoded by the exons ATGGCTGCAAGGTACAATGTCGATCCCCCAATTCCCGCTGCAGAATACTACAGTGGGTTGATGCAAGCATATCTGGATCAACTCCAAGTCGACCTGCGTCGTCAGCTTCAACAACAACGACACCAATCAACAGAAGACGAGCCAAACCAGGCGGAGAAAGGACCTGTCCAACAAATCAGTACCACTATTAGTACTGATGattctgcatcatccaccttcaGTGATGATGAGGAGGCC TTCTTGAAGGAGCATGACGATGAGGCAGATTATTCATCAGGAGATTATTCAGAAGGAGATTCTTCAGAGGGAGATTATTCAGAAGGAGATTCTTCAGAAGGAGA AGATTATTCAGATGGATATCCCTTCACTAGCCTGGTGGTCTCGGTCCTGGCAGAGTTAGGAATTTATCTTAGTGACGACGAATTAGATGAATTAGATGACTAA
- the LOC121239671 gene encoding uncharacterized protein LOC121239671, whose protein sequence is MAARYNVDPPIPAAEYYSGLMQAYLDQLQVDLRRQLQQQRHQSTEDEPNQAEKGPVQQISTTITTDDSASSTFSDDEEAFLKEHDDEADYSSGDYSEGDSSEGDYSEGDSSEGEDYSDGYPFTSLVVSVLAELGIYLSDDELDELDD, encoded by the exons ATGGCTGCAAGGTACAATGTCGATCCCCCAATTCCCGCTGCAGAATACTACAGTGGGTTGATGCAAGCATATCTGGATCAACTCCAAGTCGACCTGCGTCGTCAGCTTCAACAACAACGACACCAATCAACAGAAGACGAGCCAAACCAGGCGGAGAAAGGACCTGTCCAACAAATCAGTACCACTATTACTACTGATGattctgcatcatccaccttcaGTGATGATGAGGAGGCC TTCTTGAAGGAGCATGACGATGAGGCAGATTATTCATCAGGAGATTATTCAGAAGGAGATTCTTCAGAGGGAGATTATTCAGAAGGAGATTCTTCAGAAGGAGA AGATTATTCAGATGGATATCCCTTCACTAGCCTGGTGGTCTCGGTCCTGGCAGAGTTAGGAATTTATCTTAGTGACGACGAATTAGATGAATTAGATGACTAA
- the LOC121239669 gene encoding dentin sialophosphoprotein-like, whose amino-acid sequence MAARYNVDPLIPAAEYYSGLMQAYLDQLQVDLRRQLQQQRPQSTEDEPNQAENGPVQQISTTISTDDSASSTFSDDEEAFLKEHDDEADYSSGDYSEGDYSEGDSSEGDYSEGDYSEGDSSEGDYSDGYPFTSLVVSVLAELGIYLSDGELDELDD is encoded by the exons ATGGCTGCAAGGTACAATGTCGATCCCCTAATTCCCGCTGCAGAATACTACAGTGGGTTGATGCAAGCATATCTGGATCAACTCCAAGTCGACCTGCGTCGTCAGCTTCAACAACAACGACCCCAATCAACAGAAGACGAACCAAACCAGGCGGAGAACGGTCCTGTCCAACAAATCAGTACCACTATTAGTACTGATGattctgcatcatccaccttcaGTGATGATGAGGAGGCC TTCTTGAAGGAGCATGACGATGAGGCAGATTATTCATCAGGAGATTATTCAGAGGGAGATTATTCAGAAGGAGATTCTTCAGAAGGAGATTATTCAGAGGGAGATTATTCAGAAGGAGATTCTTCAGAAGGAGATTATTCAGATGGATATCCCTTCACTAGCCTGGTGGTCTCGGTTCTGGCAGAGTTAGGAATTTATCTTAGCGACGGCGAATTAGATGAATTAGATGACTAA